Proteins encoded within one genomic window of Cotesia glomerata isolate CgM1 unplaced genomic scaffold, MPM_Cglom_v2.3 scaffold_27, whole genome shotgun sequence:
- the LOC123274236 gene encoding tubulin polyglutamylase TTLL5, whose product MLAQMKVDPALRLEGKRAKELMSSSSLSGMSQMSNSSEEAMEPFIHETSHNNKSDTSESTPKENSARGNEWLINGPAGSKSPILRFKCSALATPPEDPPAKQLHMTYKIIQADTKLISLLLQSHGLTEVSVNDTDFNLLWMGNHPKPDVLRNLAPFQKVNHFPRSYEITRKDRLYKNIEAMQRSKGLRNLDFIPQTFLLPSEYRELLTAHFRYRGPWIVKPKASSRGRGIYIVNSPEKIFTEESVIVAQYINNPLLVDGHKCDLRLYIAVTNYDPLLIYLYEEGLVRFATVKYEGGNQYVWNPCMHLCNYSINKFHVDYIKSEDPDAEDVGHKWTLSALLRHLRSMGQDTELLMQRIEDIIIKSILATASGIVSGIKQFVKHPDTCFELFGFDILIDDTLKPWLLEVNLTPSLGCDSPLDVRLKSALMADLLTLVGIPAVDPILRPQNTQQNRSLGNATKRLASYRRVHSAETLAQKKKTNKLSNRSNLTSEQLRIVASAKAQFERRGGFVRIFPSPKSWEMYSQYLDPSTGIPVVSDPLGPSRVPQQVNTNHNLMLHEQLFPAASRTSGFSVPEVTLDRLSRYERYERALVKGHKQSLDRGDSKENIDVDTQKYKDQVTQMMQEGNKLSPGEARKAFGLYLGCILRKISQASADSVSCDLVMKFLQQSSSNLRTPFVFTLPSNKLSDKDRAAITAKQLSDFLHLYNRETDLYADTVDRPRTVPNRLFQKFLATAREEDLDDVLILQTRLYNCAHSFLGRSGFAGNLRGNNLLGSLPQITSRVHSNAASFEQCKCTQPNRPSKAPRT is encoded by the exons TCAAACAGCAGTGAGGAAGCGATGGAGCCCTTTATCCACGAGACGTCCCACAACAACAAGTCGGACACCAGTGAAAG taCGCCTAAAGAGAACAGTGCGAGAGGTAATGAATGGCTAATTAATGGACCAGCTGGTAGTAAATCGCCCATACTACGATTCAA gTGTTCTGCATTGGCGACTCCTCCAGAAGATCCACCTGCTAAGCAATTACACatgacttataaaattatccaAGCAGATACGAAACTAATAAGTCTGCTGCTTCAATCGCATGGTCTGACGGAa GTATCCGTCAATGATACAGACTTCAATCTCTTGTGGATGGGCAATCATCCGAAGCCGGACGTATTGAGAAACTTGGCGCCATTCCAGAAGGTTAATCACTTCCCGAG GTCTTATGAAATAACTCGGAAAGATCGGCTGTACAAGAATATCGAAGCGATGCAGAGAAGCAAGGGCTTGAGGAATCTCGATTTTATCCCTCAAACATTTCTCCTGCCCAGCGAGTACAGAGAGTTATTAACAGCGCACTTTAGATATCGTGGTCCGTGGATTGTTAAACCTAAAGCCAGTTCTCGGGGCCGTGGCATATACATAGTAAACAgc ccggaaaaaatatttacggaAGAATCAGTAATTGTGGCGCAATACATAAACAATCCACTTTTAGTCGACGGGCATAAATGTGATTTACGTTTATACATTGCAGTAACAAATTACGAtccattattaatttatttgtacgaGGAAGGACTAGTTAGATTTGCAACTGTTAAATACGAGGGAGGAAATCAGTATGTCTGGAATCCGTGTATGCATTTATGCAAttatagtataaataaatttcacgtTGATTATATAAAAAGCGAAGATCCTGATGCTGAAGATGTCGGTCATAAGTGGACACTGTCAGCGTTGTTGAGACACCTGAGATCGATGGGACAAGATACTGAATTACTTATGCAACGCATTGAGGATATAATCATTAAATCGATTTTAGCTACAGCCTCGGGTATTGTCAGCGGTATAAAACAATTTGTTAAGCATCCAGATACATGCTTCGAATTGTTTGGGTTTGACATACTAATTGACGACACACTCAAGCCCTGGCTTCTCGAAGTTAATTTGACGCCATCACTAGGCTGTGATTCTCCGCTAGATGTTAGGCTTAAATCAGCGCTAATGGCTGATCTGTTAACGCTCGTTGGTATTCCAGCAGTCGATCCTATTTTACGTCCGCAAAATACGCAACAGAATCGATCACTTGGCAACGCTACCAAGCGATTAGCTAGT TACAGGCGAGTGCATTCTGCAGAGACATTGgcgcaaaaaaagaaaaccaaCAAGCTGTCAAATCGCTCGAATCTCACGTCAGAGCAATTGAGAATTGTCGCATCTGCAAAAGCACAATTTGAACGAAGAGGGGGATTTGTACGTATTTTTCCTAGTCCAAAGTCATGGGAAATGTATTCGCAATATTTAg atcCATCTACTGGGATTCCCGTGGTATCCGATCCTCTAGGGCCCAGCAGAGTGCCTCAGCAGGTCAATACAAATCACAATCTCATGCTTCATGAACAATTATTTCCAGCTGCTAGTCGTACATCCGGCTTCTCTGTGCCAGAAGTAACATTAGATCGGCTATCGag GTATGAAAGATATGAGCGGGCATTAGTCAAAGGACATAAACAAAGCTTAGATCGCGGGGATAGCAAAGAAAATATCGACGTTGACACGCAGAAGTACAAGGATCAAGTTACTCAGATGATGCAAGAGGGTAATAAGCTTAG TCCCGGCGAGGCACGAAAGGCCTTCGGCTTGTATTTAGGATGTATTCTTCGCAAAATTTCGCAAGCGAGTGCAGACTCAGTAAGCTGTGACCTTGTGATGAAGTTCCTGCAGCAATCGTCAAGCAATTTACGCACGCCTTTTGTATTTACT ttaCCAAGCAATAAATTGAGTGACAAAGATCGTGCAGCAATAACAGCTAAGCAGTTGTCAGATTTTCTACATCTTTATAATCGAGAAACAGATTTATACGCTGATACCGTTGATCGACCACGTACTGTACCTAACcgattatttcaaaaatttctcgcCACAGCTAG ggAAGAAGATCTTGATGACGTGTTGATACTTCAAACACGCCTCTACAATTGTGCCCACAGTTTTCTTGGTCGTAGTGGCTTTGCGGGTAATTTACGAGGAAACAACCTTTTAGGATCGCTACCACAGATTACATCAAGAGTGCACTCTAATGCCGCGTCGTTTGAGCAATGCAAGTGCACTCAACCTAACAGACCAAGCAAAGCTCCAAGAACGTGA
- the LOC123274239 gene encoding uncharacterized protein LOC123274239, with amino-acid sequence MPGHRQPLSLEGLSLGRVCQQLDGTCRRLQVLSQETSASSVLTIVKQSIRPYYVNALPARLRSRVIEETSRMLYGPASDGSTLISGPAPLYLLALLLGHDIRQLKVNLCCYYGCSHQTSLLKLLAAEGVGLESLELARSALLRLDCKLLRSALMNMNNLLSLTLKNIASDSVLQVIGKACPKLVVLDVSCSMQVTDVGLKQLLMQVELRDKFINIDPVVAQETTTSWSRLKTLLAKLRVKKNKRDKRENEGVLLEYCESKNFLCDTLRVLNIANTGVTSAGVLLALANVPHLESLADYNHMGRVVEIMNRGVIELKTPFSLTQARSSRTTQARLELLAQTCPRLEKLHISEPHHPPEALRLFPFITSLSVHSIPAAKEWLAGFNEYLRTNGHLLRELNLRVTQSETPLQIDLREIFVHCPNLITFTKDGANVVWLDGPDPQPLIQLKKIQLGRTVSATTITKILMLAPALNSLHVHSCFDLTNEHLVSLLDIPSDARSPSSPDKPDNSLIKNLTCFYVYEASKVSATTVLSMFKNCTKLRKIGNLANWGLDCEGVKTLRTTLARANLDVDLSPGSHWFWSNCIH; translated from the coding sequence ATGCCGGGCCACCGTCAGCCTTTATCCCTGGAGGGACTAAGTTTGGGACGAGTGTGCCAGCAACTGGACGGTACGTGCCGGCGATTGCAGGTGCTTTCGCAGGAGACGTCTGCCAGCTCTGTTTTAACAATAGTAAAACAATCTATAAGGCCATACTACGTAAATGCGCTGCCAGCACGATTGCGTTCACGAGTAATAGAAGAAACATCGCGGATGCTTTACGGTCCAGCGTCTGATGGTTCAACGCTGATATCTGGACCAGCACCGCTTTATCTTCTTGCATTACTTCTGGGTCACGATATACGACAGCTGAAGGTGAACCTGTGCTGCTACTACGGCTGTAGCCATCAAACATCTCTGCTGAAGCTTCTGGCAGCAGAGGGTGTCGGTCTTGAGTCACTCGAACTGGCTCGATCTGCTTTACTTCGTCTTGACTGTAAATTACTCCGCTCCGCGCTGATGAATATGAACAATCTCTTGAGTCTGACATTGAAGAATATTGCGAGCGACTCGGTGCTCCAAGTGATCGGCAAAGCTTGCCCCAAGCTAGTTGTCTTAGACGTCTCTTGCTCTATGCAAGTCACGGACGTAGGACTAAAGCAGCTGCTGATGCAGGTCGAGCTAAGAGacaagtttataaacattgatCCTGTTGTTGCCCAAGAAACAACAACCAGCTGGTCTCGATTGAAGACACTCCTTGCAAAACTTCGagttaaaaagaataaaagagATAAGAGGGAGAATGAAGGAGTACTTCTTGAGTACTGTGAGAGCAAAAACTTTCTTTGTGACACTTTGAGAGTACTCAATATTGCAAACACTGGAGTAACGAGCGCAGGCGTTCTACTGGCACTCGCCAATGTGCCACATCTCGAATCGTTGGCGGACTACAATCATATGGGCAGGGTCGTCGAGATAATGAACCGCGGAGTCATTGAATTGAAGACGCCTTTCAGTCTGACTCAGGCGAGAAGCAGTCGGACAACACAAGCGAGATTGGAGCTGCTTGCCCAAACGTGTCCTCGCTTGGAAAAACTTCATATCTCAGAGCCTCATCATCCGCCTGAAGCGCTCCGTCTTTTTCCTTTCATCACCAGCCTCAGTGTTCACAGCATCCCGGCGGCTAAAGAATGGCTCGCGGGATTCAACGAGTATCTGCGAACAAACGGCCATCTTCTCCGAGAACTGAATCTCCGAGTAACGCAGAGTGAAACACCGCTGCAGATTGATTTAAGAGAAATATTTGTCCATTGTCCGAATCTCATTACGTTCACCAAGGACGGAGCCAACGTGGTATGGCTTGACGGTCCTGATCCACAGCCACTGATCCAGCTGAAAAAAATCCAGCTTGGACGTACAGTCTCTGCTACAACCATCACCAAGATTCTGATGCTCGCGCCAGCGTTAAACTCACTTCACGTTCACAGCTGCTTCGATCTCACTAATGAACATCTAGTGAGTCTCCTTGATATTCCATCCGACGCAAGATCACCGTCAAGTCCTGACAAACCGGATAACAgtctcattaaaaatttaacgtgTTTCTATGTGTACGAGGCAAGCAAAGTGTCAGCGACAACAGTGCTGAGTATGTTCAAAAACTGCACGAAATTACGTAAAATTGGCAACCTCGCCAATTGGGGATTGGACTGTGAGGGGGTTAAAACACTGAGAACTACGCTTGCCCGTGCTAATCTAGACGTTGATCTCTCACCTGGATCTCATTGGTTTTGGAGCAATtgcattcattaa